A stretch of alpha proteobacterium HIMB59 DNA encodes these proteins:
- a CDS encoding beta-hydroxyacyl-(acyl carrier protein) dehydratase FabA (PFAM: FabA-like domain~TIGRFAM: beta-hydroxyacyl-[acyl carrier protein] dehydratase FabA), which produces MNSFTPQPSYSYEEIIECGKGNLFGPGNAQLPAPPMLMFDRITQVNKDGGMHGKGEIIAELDIKPDLWFFECHFLGDPVMPGCLGLDALWQMLGFYLGWLGYPGKGRALGVGEIKFVEEIKPDKQLIQYKVNIKKSMSKKGFSIGYGDGQIIHQDKIIYHANDLKVGLFNE; this is translated from the coding sequence ATGAACAGTTTTACACCTCAACCTAGCTATAGTTATGAAGAGATCATAGAGTGCGGAAAAGGTAATCTTTTTGGTCCAGGAAATGCTCAATTACCGGCACCGCCAATGCTTATGTTTGACCGTATTACCCAAGTCAACAAAGATGGGGGAATGCACGGAAAAGGCGAAATCATTGCAGAATTAGACATTAAACCTGACCTATGGTTTTTTGAATGTCATTTTTTAGGAGATCCTGTAATGCCAGGTTGTTTAGGTCTTGATGCCCTTTGGCAAATGTTAGGTTTTTATTTAGGCTGGCTCGGCTACCCTGGTAAAGGAAGAGCTCTAGGTGTGGGTGAAATAAAATTTGTTGAAGAAATTAAACCCGATAAGCAACTCATTCAGTACAAGGTTAATATTAAAAAGTCGATGAGCAAAAAAGGTTTCTCAATTGGTTATGGCGATGGTCAGATCATCCATCAAGATAAAATAATCTACCATGCCAATGATCTCAAAGTAGGTTTATTTAATGAGTAA